A window from Mytilus galloprovincialis chromosome 8, xbMytGall1.hap1.1, whole genome shotgun sequence encodes these proteins:
- the LOC143085097 gene encoding heat shock 70 kDa protein 12A-like, whose translation MNMAASEEEKPPLLVVAMDFGTTFSGYAFATLDDYKTNSLLISTHTWATGSQTGMSLKTPTCILFDSDENFVAFGKDAEDIYTELANENNHKGWHYFRRFKMDLYKTGPQEMPRDLKIKDDQGRQMSAMKVFAESIKFLKNHMMGEWAKRDLQTAFKPDEIQWVLTVPAIWSDAAKQFMRESAIKGGIRNTQLILALEPEAASIYCKHIPNELTVTDGQTTIDALSPGTKYLILDAGGGTIDITVQEVQEDESIKQLYMANGGDWGGTKVDLAFEKRLEEFVGKPALHKFRQENKSGQLDLQREFELKKRTIKSDQTSKTTIRVPVSLKDAYAAVSGKELKSTHVAKLEKDKLRLAPDTATDLFAEPCAYIVSHLQKIFDDPKVKGTDTILMVGGFSESPLLQHEVKKAFPSKTIIIPPDAGLAVLKGAVQFGFDQTVISTRVCKVTYGIESSSPFDEGKDPEDKKFIDEDGDVLCRGRFSKHVEIRQSVRIDEEIKEQIYSPVSSDQTSMAVDVWTSTNKNPRYTDERGCSLHGKISVELPDSKLGVCRDVGVKMIFGKTELEVKAIVKHTGKSTAAKFDFLR comes from the exons ATGAACATGGCTGCTTCCGAGGAGGAGAAACCTCCCTTGCTAGTGGTAGCTATGGACTTCGGTACTACATTTTCTGGTTATGCGTTTGCTACATTGGATGACTACAAAACTAATTCATTATTAATATCAACTCACACTTGGGCAACAGGGTCTCAAACTGGAATGTCTTTGAAAACTCCAACCTGTATTCTGTTTGATTCTGATGAAAATTTTGTCGCATTCGGAAAAGATGCTGAAGACATATATACTGAGCTTGCAAACGAAAACAACCATAAAGGATGGCACTACTTTCGAAGATTTAAAATGGATTTGTATAAAACCGGGCCGCAG GAAATGCCAAGGGATCTTAAAATTAAAGACGACCAAGGCAGGCAAATGTCAGCCATGAAAGTGTTTGCAGAGAGTATAAAGTTccttaaaaatcatatgatgggTGAATGGGCCAAGAGAGATCTGCAAACAGCATTTAAACCAGATGAGATCCAATGGGTTTTAACCGTTCCCGCTATTTGGAGTGATGCGGCTAAACAATTCATGCGAGAGTCTGCTATAAAG gGAGGTATACGCAACACTCAGTTGATTTTAGCATTGGAACCTGAAGCAGCTTCTATATACTGTAAACATATACCTAACGAACTAACAGTTACAGATGGTCAAACCACAATAGATGCACTGTCACCAGGGACAAAATACCTTATCCTGGATGCAGGAG GCGGTACCATAGATATTACAGTACAAGAGGTTCAAGAGGACGAATCTATTAAACAACTGTACATGGCTAATGGTGGCGACTGGGGTGGTACGAAAGTCGACCTGGCCTTCGAAAAACGTTTGGAGGAATTTGTAGGAAAGCCTGCTTTACATAAATTTCGACAAGAAAATAAATCTGGTCAATTAGATTTACAACGTGAATTTGAATTAAAGAAAAGAACAATTAAATCTGATCAGACCAGTAAGACTACAATACGAGTGCCTGTGTCATTAAAGGATGCTTACGCGGCTGTTTCTGGTAAAGAACTGAAGAGTACACATGTAGCAAAATTAGAGAAAGATAAACTGCGTCTGGCACCAGACACGGCCACTGACCTGTTTGCAGAACCATGTGCATACATTGTATCACATCTTCAGAAGATTTTTGATGACCCAAAAGTAAAAGGAACCGACACCATTCTTATGGTGGGGGGATTTTCTGAATCACCTTTACTACAACATGAAGTCAAAAAAGCATTTCCATCCAAAACCATTATCATCCCACCAGATGCAGGTCTAGCTGTACTTAAGGGAGCAGTCCAGTTTGGTTTTGATCAAACGGTTATCTCAACCAGGGTGTGTAAAGTGACATACGGCATAGAAAGTAGCAGTCCTTTTGATGAAGGGAAAGACCCGGAAGATAAAAAGTTTATTGATGAGGATGGTGATGTCTTGTGCAGAGGTCGATTTAGTAAGCACGTAGAAATCAGACAATCTGTGAGAATCGATGAGGAGATTAAAGAACAAATCTATTCACCGGTTTCTTCCGATCAGACCTCAATGGCAGTTGATGTGTGGACGTCTACAAACAAAAATCCGAGATACACAGATGAAAGGGGTTGTAGTCTTCACGGTAAAATTTCTGTCGAACTTCCTGATTCAAAACTAGGCGTTTGTCGGGATGTTGGTGTTAAAATGATTTTTGGTAAGACGGAACTAGAAGTGAAAGCCATTGTTAAGCATACAGGGAAAAGCACTGCTGCCAAATTTGACTTCCTACGCTAA